From a region of the Oscillospiraceae bacterium genome:
- a CDS encoding sugar phosphate isomerase/epimerase family protein, whose translation MSFVLSCFADEIDSDLSVQIREMKRNGIGHLELRGVDGKNVADLTGPELREIKKRLDIADIRVSAIGSPIGKIGINDDFTPHMAAFERMLEAAKIMGARYIRIFSFYMPKGEDPQKYLEPVCERLEQFKRKAKPLNLVLLHENEKGIFGDIAPRCRQLMDRLSDENFKMTFDPANFVQCGQPVMEAYRLLVDFVEYVHIKDAKFSDGSVVPAGYGDGEIEVLLKTLYEKSYDGFLSLEPHLGEFKGFSALEQDDKKLSFDSSMNAAGRFELAVNCLRDVLKKVEA comes from the coding sequence ATGAGTTTTGTATTATCATGCTTTGCGGATGAGATCGACAGCGATCTCTCGGTACAGATTCGGGAGATGAAACGAAACGGCATCGGGCATCTGGAATTGAGGGGTGTTGACGGTAAAAATGTCGCCGATCTCACCGGGCCGGAACTGCGCGAGATCAAAAAGCGTCTGGATATCGCAGATATTCGGGTGTCTGCCATCGGTTCGCCGATCGGGAAAATCGGAATCAACGACGATTTTACACCGCACATGGCGGCTTTTGAGCGGATGCTTGAAGCCGCAAAGATTATGGGCGCGCGTTATATCCGGATTTTCAGTTTCTATATGCCCAAAGGGGAAGACCCGCAAAAATACCTTGAACCCGTCTGTGAACGGCTGGAACAGTTCAAGCGGAAGGCAAAACCGTTGAATCTGGTGCTGCTGCATGAAAACGAAAAGGGGATTTTCGGAGACATCGCTCCGCGGTGCAGACAGCTGATGGACCGTCTGAGCGACGAGAATTTCAAGATGACCTTCGACCCGGCCAACTTCGTACAGTGCGGCCAGCCGGTCATGGAGGCGTACCGGCTGCTCGTTGATTTCGTCGAATACGTCCATATCAAAGACGCCAAATTCTCCGACGGAAGTGTTGTTCCGGCGGGATACGGCGACGGCGAAATCGAAGTTTTGCTTAAAACGCTTTATGAGAAAAGCTATGACGGCTTTTTGTCGCTGGAGCCGCATCTGGGAGAATTCAAAGGCTTTTCCGCATTGGAACAGGACGATAAGAAACTGAGCTTTGACAGTAGCATGAACGCCGCCGGGCGTTTCGAACTCGCGGTCAATTGCCTCAGAGACGTGTTGAAAAAAGTAGAAGCGTAA